A single window of Salminus brasiliensis chromosome 18, fSalBra1.hap2, whole genome shotgun sequence DNA harbors:
- the havcr1 gene encoding hepatitis A virus cellular receptor 1 isoform X2, whose product MPQSFTMNLLNCLISSIWLLLNMTVTSSQAVIVKGFYGEDVILPCKYNWRYHGTCEICWMRGDIPASGCGAEIIATDGDKVTRKTSHKYTLNGDIQKGDVSLTIFNAGQNDSGKYGCRVHVPGWFNDEKNTVHLVLVEEPASTASPTENSSLSRITEITVTRGPLLSLSTIPANYTNSSLPVHNRKANDTTYNMLPGIVVSVLLLLLLGLLVVYLMWKQKKKMSPTFDTTQNSVIYSNLNSSEGLNNREVAVENVYQIDTENEYERWS is encoded by the exons ATGCCTCAGAGTTTCACCATGAATCTGCTTAACTGCCTCATCTCCTCAATCTGGCTTCTTCTCAACATGACAG TTACTTCAAGCCAAGCAGTTATTGTAAAGGGCTTTTACGGCGAGGATGTCATTCTGCCATGCAAGTATAACTGGCGATATCACGGCACATGTGAGATATGCTGGATGAGAGGAGACATACCAGCATCAGGATGTGGTGCTGAAATTATTGCTACAGATGGAGATAAAGTGACAAGGAAAACATCGCACaaatatacactaaatggagACATCCAAAAAGGAGATGTGTCTTTGACGATCTTCAACGCTGGACAAAATGACTCTGGAAAATATGGCTGCCGAGTGCATGTGCCCGGATGGTTCAATGATGAAAAGAATACAGTCCATTTAGTTCTTGTGGAAG AACCTGCATCAACAGCATCACCAACAGAGAATTCTTCATTATCaagaatcactgagatcacTGTAACCCGGGGACCGCTGCTCTCTCTATCCACAATACCAG CAAATTACACCAACTCATCCCTTCCTGTGCACAACAGAAAG GCGAATGATACAACGTACAATATGCTTCCTGGTATTGTGGTGTCAGTTctactgcttctgcttctgGGGCTTCTTGTTGTTTATCTCATGT ggaagcaaaagaaaaaaatgtccCCCACATTTGACAC AACCCAAAACTCTGTCATCTACAGCAACCTGAACAGCAGTGAGGGCCTAAACAACAGGGAAGTGGCAGTGGAGAATGTCTATCAGATAGACACTGAGAATGAATATGAACGATGGTCATGA
- the havcr2 gene encoding hepatitis A virus cellular receptor 2, with translation MLTSVLIIILGIFLAFYEASILTVVGLVGQTVTLPCKYDVKTHDLSNICWGKDRSLFGCEHTLIATDGLSVNFRQSNRYSLPSMLHIGDVSLTIKKVQKADTGFYICRIEVPGLFNDRSYTVFLIVTNGLDPGKVNTHTEPPVPTDEQVGTQDVTAQYPRVGSVAQLVNTEDALEVFILTTLRVGAIIFIPGLIIALLWKLQRSRGNTNSSRKENTPTAD, from the exons ATGCTAACTTCAGTTCTAATAATCATATTGGGCATTTTTCTTGCAT tTTATGAAGCCTCTATTTTGACTGTGGTTGGACTGGTTGGGCAGACGGTTACTTTGCCTTGTAAATATGATGTTAAAACCCATGACCTGTCAAACATATGTTGGGGGAAAGATCGGTCCTTGTTCGGCTGTGAGCATACACTCATTGCCACTGATGGGTTGAGTGTAAACTTCAGACAGTCTAACAGATACAGTTTACCCAGCATGCTGCACATCGGAGATGTTTCACTTACCATCAAGAAGGTCCAAAAGGCAGACACTGGATTTTACATATGCCGTATTGAGGTACCAGGGCTTTTCAATGACCGCAGCTACACTGTTTTCCTCATTGTCACAAATG GACTAGACCCAGGCaaagtcaacacacacacagaaccccCTGTTCCGACAGATGAGCAAGTGGGAACACAAG ATGTCACTGCTCAATATCCCAGAGTTGGTTCAGTTGCACAGCTGGTAAATACTGAG GATGCACTAGAGGTCTTTATTCTGACCACACTGCGAGTAGGAGCAATCATATTCATTCCTGGTTTGATCATTGCACTTCTATGGA AACTTCAGCGCTCCAGAGgaaacacaaacagcagcagaaagGAAAACACCCCAACAGCAGACTAA
- the havcr1 gene encoding hepatitis A virus cellular receptor 1 isoform X1 has product MPQSFTMNLLNCLISSIWLLLNMTVTSSQAVIVKGFYGEDVILPCKYNWRYHGTCEICWMRGDIPASGCGAEIIATDGDKVTRKTSHKYTLNGDIQKGDVSLTIFNAGQNDSGKYGCRVHVPGWFNDEKNTVHLVLVEAEPASTASPTENSSLSRITEITVTRGPLLSLSTIPANYTNSSLPVHNRKANDTTYNMLPGIVVSVLLLLLLGLLVVYLMWKQKKKMSPTFDTTQNSVIYSNLNSSEGLNNREVAVENVYQIDTENEYERWS; this is encoded by the exons ATGCCTCAGAGTTTCACCATGAATCTGCTTAACTGCCTCATCTCCTCAATCTGGCTTCTTCTCAACATGACAG TTACTTCAAGCCAAGCAGTTATTGTAAAGGGCTTTTACGGCGAGGATGTCATTCTGCCATGCAAGTATAACTGGCGATATCACGGCACATGTGAGATATGCTGGATGAGAGGAGACATACCAGCATCAGGATGTGGTGCTGAAATTATTGCTACAGATGGAGATAAAGTGACAAGGAAAACATCGCACaaatatacactaaatggagACATCCAAAAAGGAGATGTGTCTTTGACGATCTTCAACGCTGGACAAAATGACTCTGGAAAATATGGCTGCCGAGTGCATGTGCCCGGATGGTTCAATGATGAAAAGAATACAGTCCATTTAGTTCTTGTGGAAG CAGAACCTGCATCAACAGCATCACCAACAGAGAATTCTTCATTATCaagaatcactgagatcacTGTAACCCGGGGACCGCTGCTCTCTCTATCCACAATACCAG CAAATTACACCAACTCATCCCTTCCTGTGCACAACAGAAAG GCGAATGATACAACGTACAATATGCTTCCTGGTATTGTGGTGTCAGTTctactgcttctgcttctgGGGCTTCTTGTTGTTTATCTCATGT ggaagcaaaagaaaaaaatgtccCCCACATTTGACAC AACCCAAAACTCTGTCATCTACAGCAACCTGAACAGCAGTGAGGGCCTAAACAACAGGGAAGTGGCAGTGGAGAATGTCTATCAGATAGACACTGAGAATGAATATGAACGATGGTCATGA